The genomic stretch TTCCTGCATCTTGTTCTGGCCAATGGGGTTGACCAACTGTCCTGGTTCTACCGCATGCAACCCTTGGCTATCATGGATCCTGATAGCACTGGCGGAGACTGTCCATCTGAGTGCGACTGCCCTCCAACCTTCCCCATTGCCATGTACTGCAATAACCGTGGCATGAAACAGATGCCATACATCCCCTCTCGCATGAAATACATCTACCTTCAGCACAACCAGATAACTACAATCTCAGATGAGGCCTTTAAAAATGGCTCCAGCCTAGTATGGGTCATGCTGCATGAGAACCAGATTGTGGAGATAGGAAAAGGGGCCTTTGCCAGTCTGGTGAACCTGGACCGTCTGTACTTGAACGGCAACAACCTTACTGAGGTGCCATCTAAACTTCCACACTCTTTACGTGACTTGCGCCTCAACCACAACAAAATTGACAAGGTGTCGCCTAACGCGTTTGAAGGCATGGAGAATCTGACCACCTTGCTACTCAACCACAATGTCATCCAGGACCTGGGTAGCACTCTGAAGGGCCTGAAGTCCCTCACCTTGCTTGATGTGAGCAGAAACCTTTTGAAGAAAGTTCCAGATGGTCTCCCTGCCATGTTGCACCAGCTCTATTTGGGCTCCAACTCCATTGAAGCCATTCCAGATAATTTCTTTAACCAGTTCACCAACCTGCAGTATGTGCGCTTATCCCACAATGCCCTCACAGATAAGGGTATTCCACCAAACACTTTCAATGTAACTGGTCTGGTAGAGCTAGACCTCTCCTTTAACAAACTGGAAAGGATCCCAACAGTTAGCACCAGCCTTGAGCACCTCTATCTACAAGCCAACCAAATTAAAGGTATGTTTGTTTTggctttatttaataaaccctttgtttttttgtttttttcttctcagttATTTGATCAGTGAACTTGGTAAATGTTTATACTTGATGTAA from Tachysurus fulvidraco isolate hzauxx_2018 chromosome 2, HZAU_PFXX_2.0, whole genome shotgun sequence encodes the following:
- the fmoda gene encoding fibromodulin a, whose product is MLSSPVPGQLTIFKIMHQASVLLMAGFLHLVLANGVDQLSWFYRMQPLAIMDPDSTGGDCPSECDCPPTFPIAMYCNNRGMKQMPYIPSRMKYIYLQHNQITTISDEAFKNGSSLVWVMLHENQIVEIGKGAFASLVNLDRLYLNGNNLTEVPSKLPHSLRDLRLNHNKIDKVSPNAFEGMENLTTLLLNHNVIQDLGSTLKGLKSLTLLDVSRNLLKKVPDGLPAMLHQLYLGSNSIEAIPDNFFNQFTNLQYVRLSHNALTDKGIPPNTFNVTGLVELDLSFNKLERIPTVSTSLEHLYLQANQIKEFSMGSFCSVVDVMNFSKIKVLRLEGNEIMRRDVPSDLALCLRFATDIAL